The Fulvivirga maritima genome segment CCGCTATGTAGCGGAAAATCTGGATAGGTTGACCTTTAAAAAAAGTAGCGGCCCGGTTATTTTTGCTGGGTTTAATGCATTGAATCTGGCAGAAGAGAAGATAATAAGCTTCTTTTTAGAAAAGAAAAATGCCGAAATGATCTGGGATCTGGATGGTTATTATCTGGAAGATAAAAATCAGGAGGCAGGCGTTTTTCTTCGTGAGTATAGAAATAAAAACATTTTTGCTCCTACTTTCCCACAAGATGTACCTCATTTCTTAAAGAATACCCCTAAGCGGATTGAAGTGGCCGGCGTGCCTCAGTATGTGGGACAAGCTAAGATTGTTGGGCAGCGGCTGGGAGAGTTGCTGGCTGAGAATCCTGATTTAGACCTACGCAAAGTAGCAGTAGTGCTGGCAGATGAGGCTTTGCTTTTTCCGCTACTCCATTCTTTGCCGGAAGGCATAGAAGCTATAAATGTGACAATGGGTTTTCCGCTGGCCTATGCGCCTATAAACAGCCTTATAGAGCATATTCTGGATTTACAGCGCACCATTCGTCATGATCCTGATGGAAATGTCATGTATAGCTTTAAGCCAACACTGGCTATATTGAGGCACCCACTAGTGCTACCTTTTGATACCGAGGCGATAGAAAAACTAGCTGAAACCATAGAGGCGGATAATAAGGTCTTTTTGATTCAAAGTGACCTGATAGAGCATCCTTTGATTTCTGCGATATTTCAGGAAGCCAGAGATAAATTGGTTACTTACCTGTCTCACATTTTGCTGGTGCTACATGGTGGAAAGGAGAATGCAGAGATAGAGGTGGAATACATCCATCATTTTTATCAGATACTTAACCGATATGAGGAGCTGCTGTCTGATGTAGATAAAAAAACTGATCTGGCATCTTTCAGCAGATTGTTTAAACAGCTGATAAGCACCGAAAGGCTACCTTTTTCTGGTGAGCCGCTTAACGGTTTACAAATCATGGGTGTGCTGGAAACTCGTAACCTGGATTTCGAACAGGTATTTGTACTTTCTATGAATGAAGACCTTTTTCCATCACAAGGAGGGAAGCATTCATTCATTCCTTATAATCTTAGAAAAGCCTACGGACTACCTAATTTTGATCAGCAAGATGCTATCTATGCGTACCTTTTCTACAGACTTTTGCAGAGGGCTTCTTCCGTAGAATTTTATTATAATACTGAAGGTAACGATATGGGCGGTGAGGAGATGAGCCGCTTTTTGCAGCAGCTTATCCATGAGTCTGGCTTTGACATAGAGCAGCGCGTTTTGGCTAATTACGCTGAACTGGAAGAGCGCCGGGAAATAGTGATAGCAAAAGATGAGGAGGTGCTAGCTCGCTTAAGGCGCTATTTGTTAAATAATGGCCGCGCATACCGCAGGCTGTCTCCTTCAGCACTTAGCACTTATCTGGATTGTCGTTTGCGCTTTTACTATCGCTACGTAGCTGATTTATATGAAAAAGATGGCATTGATGAAGATGTAGATGCCCGTTCATTGGGTAATGTGCTACACTATGCTATGGAGGTGCTTTATGATGATTATATTAAAGAGAGAAACAGCGGCATTGCCATAAGAAAAAGTGATTTCAAAAGCTTAAGACTTAGGTTAGAAAGGGCTGCTGTGCGGGCATTCAGGGAGCAATTCTCTGTAAGTGAAGATAGGGTGTTCTATTTTGAAGGGAAGAATATCATCGCCAAAGAAATCATTAAAGACTTTATGAGTAGCATCCTCAGTTTGGATGAAAAATATGCTCCTTTTGATTTGATAGGAGTAGAAAAGAAATACGAGCTAGACCTGCCAGTACAACTCAATAATCAAGAGACAGTTGTGGGGTTACGTGGTACTATTGACAGGTTGGATAAAAAAGATAATCATGTCCGCTTGATTGATTATAAAACCGGGCAAGACAAGCATAATTTTGATGAAATAGCACTACTTTTTGATAGAAAGAAAAAGAATAAGGTGGCCTTTCAGACCATGTATTATGCTTTGCTTTACCAAAAGGAAAAAGCTCCTGAAGAGGTAATGGTGCCAGCTGTTTTTAATAAAGATGCACTATTTCTTGGAGAGGATGTATTGCTGGCTCATAAGAAGTTTGGAGAGGTAAATAATGCTGAGCTTTTTCTTGCCGAATATACCGAGCATCTCAAGGAGCTGCTGGCAGAGCTTTTCGATCCTGAAGTGCCTTTTGATCAGACTGATGACGAACAGAAATGTAAGTTCTGTGCTTATAGTAATATTTGTGCCCGAGGATGATGTGCCTGAACTAATTTAACTCAATTTTTCACTTAAACCTTTGTTGAAATGAGATCTCTACTGCTATTAACTTTTGTGTTATTCAATACCTGGGTAAATGCTACGCCTACTAAATTGGTGGTAAGAGC includes the following:
- a CDS encoding PD-(D/E)XK nuclease family protein, with product MKRFIQEIAEDILQKHGEHLADVTVIFPNRRAGLFLRESLRDLVNKPTWSPNILSFQDFIAQQVPTQVADKLFLTHQLFDVYNKIMKAKEGFDRFYYWGQMLLKDFDDVDKYLVNTENLYTNLSRQKQLDLTFDFLMPEQKEIIQRFWQGFDQTKSEQKERFEFVWDRLFKVYTEFQRLLKSQNLAYEGMQYRYVAENLDRLTFKKSSGPVIFAGFNALNLAEEKIISFFLEKKNAEMIWDLDGYYLEDKNQEAGVFLREYRNKNIFAPTFPQDVPHFLKNTPKRIEVAGVPQYVGQAKIVGQRLGELLAENPDLDLRKVAVVLADEALLFPLLHSLPEGIEAINVTMGFPLAYAPINSLIEHILDLQRTIRHDPDGNVMYSFKPTLAILRHPLVLPFDTEAIEKLAETIEADNKVFLIQSDLIEHPLISAIFQEARDKLVTYLSHILLVLHGGKENAEIEVEYIHHFYQILNRYEELLSDVDKKTDLASFSRLFKQLISTERLPFSGEPLNGLQIMGVLETRNLDFEQVFVLSMNEDLFPSQGGKHSFIPYNLRKAYGLPNFDQQDAIYAYLFYRLLQRASSVEFYYNTEGNDMGGEEMSRFLQQLIHESGFDIEQRVLANYAELEERREIVIAKDEEVLARLRRYLLNNGRAYRRLSPSALSTYLDCRLRFYYRYVADLYEKDGIDEDVDARSLGNVLHYAMEVLYDDYIKERNSGIAIRKSDFKSLRLRLERAAVRAFREQFSVSEDRVFYFEGKNIIAKEIIKDFMSSILSLDEKYAPFDLIGVEKKYELDLPVQLNNQETVVGLRGTIDRLDKKDNHVRLIDYKTGQDKHNFDEIALLFDRKKKNKVAFQTMYYALLYQKEKAPEEVMVPAVFNKDALFLGEDVLLAHKKFGEVNNAELFLAEYTEHLKELLAELFDPEVPFDQTDDEQKCKFCAYSNICARG